Within the Catalinimonas niigatensis genome, the region GTCCCGATTTAAAGACTGATGTATTTTGAAGAAGTGTTTTCTGGAGTACATCATAATAGGTACGCCTCGCCGCAATCATCAGCGAACTCTTGTCTTTAACTATCGGACCTTCCACTTTGATATTGGCTGCTATCAATCCCAGACTTCCCTTTCCTTTCCATTCCTGTTTATCTCCTGTTTGGGTTTTGATATCCAATACAGAAGATAGCCTTCCACCGTAATAGGCCGGTATTCCACCTTTGTCTAGAGATACCTGATCAATGGTGTTTCCATTGAAGACAGAGAAAAAACCGAAGAGGTGACTGGCATTATAAATCGTGGCTTTATCCAGAAGGATTAAATTTTGGTCTACTTCTCCTCCTCTTACATAAAAACCAGTGTTTCCATCTCCAGCATTCTGTACTCCTGGCAGCATCTGTACTACCCTGACCGGATCTACCTCTCCCAGCAGATGAGGTAATTTGGCTATCTCCTCCATGTTCAGGCTCACCCTATCTATCAGTTGAGTGTGGGATTCATGCTCTTTGGTACTTTCTATAATTACCTCGTCTGTCATGAGTACTGCAGGTAATAATTGCACGCTCAGCGTAGTATCTCCAGAAGTATAGAGAGAAATATGCTGTTCCTGGTATCCAACAAAAGAAAAGCGGAGTTGAAAAGAAGTGGATGAAGGTAACTTGAGTTGAAAAAACCCAGCCATGTCAGTGGAAGTACCATTGCCAGTACTTATAACTACATTTACTCCGGGTAAGGGTTCCTGTGTTTCAGCATCTACAACATGGCCACTTACCACAATTTCTGCAAAGGTTTCGGTGGTTAGGGACGAAAGCGCCAGCATGAAAAAAATGCTGATCAGGAAGTATCGCATGCACTATTTTTTTACAGCGCATATTAGCAAAGCAAAAGCAGCCTAACAAAGCAAGTTAGGCCATATATTACAAGGTAGGTATCCGCTTTATAAATACAGAAATCTAATGTGCAAAGCAGTTTTTATTCAGCAGTATGTATGATAAAGAATAACTTATTAAAGCTGTTCCTCTTCTTCGTCAGCAGTATGTTCTACCACCTCTATGAGCCGGCCTGTTCGGGTATAGTATTTCCAGAGTCCTGATTTATTGTCTTCTACAAACTCGCCTGTAGACTCAACATTTCCATTGTCATAGAAGTAAGTCCAGACGCCGACCTGCAGCCCATCTTTCATTTTGCCTTCCGCAGATACCCTTCCACCTTTAAAATAACTCACCCATTCGCCGTTGGGTTTACCATTTTTATACTCAATCTTGGTCTCCAGCTCCCCGGTATTGAAATAAGCCAACTTGATTCCCTCACCATTTTTGAAGGTTCCACTGTCCAGCGTATCTCCGGTAATGGTCATATAAGGTCCTACATTCATCAGACGACCCATGCTCCATTTTTCTTCCTGTATCAATTGCCCATTGATATAAAACAAACCCCAGGGACCATCTTCCTCTCCCATCACAAAGCTACCCACCGACTGAAGTTGACCTTCGTCATGGTATTTGAACCATTGTCCATGTTCCATATCCAGACGATATGCTCCTTCGGCGATTAATACACCGTCAATATTATAGTACTTCCAGATACCGCTTTTCAATCCGGCAACATATTCTCCTGCAGAATAAATACTGCCAGTTTCATAGTAAGTTTTCCAGATGCCAGTTGGCACATCGTCTTCAAACTGTCCTTCTACACTGATTTTTCCGTTGTAGTGATATTCAGTGTAAACGCTATCACGTATGCCATTATCAAGGTAGTTCATAGATTTCAGCTGTCCATTGGGATAGTAAAATTTCCATTCTCCTTCTGCCTGATCATCTTCATATTGCCCCACGCCCATCATGCTTCCGTACTCATCAAAGAAGAGCCAGCGACCGGTTTTCATCCCATTTTCAAACTGTCCTCTTTGAACCAGCCTTCCGGTGCTATTAAAAAAAGTCCAACGTCCTTCCCGTTTGTCATTCTGTAGTTCACCTCTACCCCGCAAACTGTCTACGGGAGTAATACCACTTTGCGCCCATGTAGATAGGCTCATTGTTATCAATAAGACCGTTAAGATACTTCTCATATTTGATCTTTTGCCCTAAAGGCTATTTTTCTGTTTTTAGATAGTATTCACCAAATTAGTGGCTTTCTTCGTAAAGAGAAAGAGCCACTAACATCTGTTTAAAAAAAGAAAGGGTAAATTCCGGGAGTTGATCCCATTTTCCTAACTCCAATGTAGATGTCAATTTAATATACGGCAATTCCTGCATTTTAGTGCGAAGCTTCTCTTCTGATAGTTCTTCTATCGCTATATAATTTGTATCGTCCAGATGGTGCTGCCAGGGATCTTGCATATTGGTATACAAATACATGTTTTGCCCGTACAATGTGCTTGCTTGCTCAATCAAAATTGCCCGAAACTGATCAAGAGCCTTACCTGAAAGATGCAGTGTAACACTGAAATAATGCCCCCACCAAAACATGGTTCTTAGCGCAAAGATACTACTGCGATGAAACTGACGAGGATAGTCTAATATAAAATAAGGGAGAAGACGGTAGTTCTCTCCCTTAGCAATTTTACCAGCCTTAAACTTAATATTTTCAGGAAAGGGGATGGCATGTGCAAAAATGAAAGCTTTCAGGCCAGCTTCTGTATCCAGAAGCAAATGGTTGATTTTTTTATATATTTTATGTCTGGTCAGC harbors:
- a CDS encoding toxin-antitoxin system YwqK family antitoxin → MSLSTWAQSGITPVDSLRGRGELQNDKREGRWTFFNSTGRLVQRGQFENGMKTGRWLFFDEYGSMMGVGQYEDDQAEGEWKFYYPNGQLKSMNYLDNGIRDSVYTEYHYNGKISVEGQFEDDVPTGIWKTYYETGSIYSAGEYVAGLKSGIWKYYNIDGVLIAEGAYRLDMEHGQWFKYHDEGQLQSVGSFVMGEEDGPWGLFYINGQLIQEEKWSMGRLMNVGPYMTITGDTLDSGTFKNGEGIKLAYFNTGELETKIEYKNGKPNGEWVSYFKGGRVSAEGKMKDGLQVGVWTYFYDNGNVESTGEFVEDNKSGLWKYYTRTGRLIEVVEHTADEEEEQL